Sequence from the Candidatus Methylomirabilota bacterium genome:
TGGCCACGCCCCTGCTCGGCGGCGCCGCCGTCTACTTCGCCTTTGCCGTGACGGTGCTGGCCAACTTCCACTTCTCGCTCCAGCTCAAGGGCGTGGCCCTGGGCGCCTCGATCGTCGTCGCGGTAGGTGTCCTCGACGACGTGGTCGAGCTGCCCGCCCGCGTCAAGCTCGCGGGCCAGGTGAGCGGCGTGGTGGTGGCGATGCTCTACGGCGTGACCCTCCACACCGTGCCGTCGTGGGTGCCAGGCTTCGTGGGGCTCAACGCCGCTCTGACGCTCCTGTGGTTTCTTACGGTGACGAACGCCATCCAGTTCCTCGACGGCATGGACGGGCTGGCCGCCGGGCTCGGCGCGATCGCCGGCGTCTTCTTCAGCATCACCGCGCTCCAGACCGACCAGCGCTACCTCATGTTCCTGTCGGCGGCGCTGGTGGGCGCCTGCCTGGGGTTCCTGCCCTACAACTTCCGTCCCGGCGGCGCCCGGATCTTCCTGGGCGACAGCGGCGCCTCCTTCATCGGCTTCACGCTGGCAGGGCTGGCGGTAATGGGCGAGTGGGCGGAAAATGACCCCGTCGTGGCACTCTTCACCCCCATGCTCATCCTCGGCGTCCCCCTGTTCGACATCGTCTTTGTGAGCATCGTGCGCGTGGTGACCCGCAAGGTGCACTCCCTGCCCCAGTGGCTCGCCTTTACGGGCAAGGACCACATCCACCACCGCTTCCAGGCGCTGGGGCTCACCAAGACGGAGAGCGTCTTCCTCATCTACTTCATCTCGGCGACCCTCGGGCTCTCGGCCTTGCTGCTGGAGGGCGCCCCCACCCGGGCGGCGGTGCTCCTGCTCGTCCAGGCGGCGTGCGTGCTGGCCATCATCGCGGTGCTCGAGGGCGCGGGGCGCGGGCGGCCGGCATGAGGGCCTGGTGGCGGCTGCTCGCCGCGCGGCTGCGGGCGGTGCTGCATCTCGACGACCCCCCGGCGCGGATTGCGCTGGCGCTGGCCGTGGGCGTCTTCATCAGCTGCTCGCCGTTCTGGGGGTTGCAGACGATCCTGTCGATCGTGGTGGCCAGTATCTTCCGGCTCAACCGCGCGGCCACGATCACGGGGACGTGGATCAACCTCCCCTGGTTCGCGCCGTTCGTGTACGGCGCGGCGCTGAAGATCGGCGGGCTCCTGGTGCCCGACCCTGACGGCACGCGCGACGCCTGGGTGACGTTCCTGATCGAGCACCCGGGCCGCCTGTCGTGGAGCGCCGCCACCGCGCTCTTCCAGGAGCTCTCCCTCGCGCTGCTGATCGGCACGACGGTCGTCGGCACCGCGGCCGGCCTCGCGACCTACTTCGTCGCCTTCAGCGTGATCTCCGCGCGCCGGGCCCGCCGCCCCGACGCCTCCGCCACCCGGCCGCGCCGCGCGGCCTGAGCGGCGCCCCGGGGTATCATGAAGGCGAAGGAGCCACTGCCATGACGGTACGCAAAGCTGTCTTCCCCGCCGCCGGGCTGGGGACCCGCTTTCTGCCGGCCACCAAGGCCCAGCCCAAGGAAATGCTGCCGCTGGTCGACAAGCCCACCATCCAGTACGTGGTGGAGGAGGCGGTGGCCTCCGGCCTCAGCGAGATCATCATCGTGACGGGGCGCAACAAGCGCGCCATCGAGGACCATTTCGACGCCGCCTTCGAGCTGGAGTACTACCTGAACGATCGCGGTAAGGTGGAGGAGCTGGCCCAGATCAAGACGATCTCGGAGCTGGCCTCGGTGTGCTACGTGCGCCAGAAGGAGCCGCTGGGCCTGGGCCACGCCATCCTGTGTGCCCGCAATCTGGTGGGCCAGGAGCCTTTCGCCGTCTTCCTGGGGGACGACATCATCGGCAACGCGTCCACCCCCTGCATGCGGCAGCTCTTGGACGTCTTCGACTACCACGGGGGATCCGTCATCGCGGTGGAGCGGGTGCCGCGCGAGCGCATCCACCAGTACGGAGTCGTGGCCGGGCGTCCCGTCAAGAGCCCCAACGGCACGCGGGTGTACGAGATCACCGAGATGGTCGAGAAGCCCCGGGCCGACGAGGCGCCGTCCGACCTGGCGATCATCGGGCGCTACGTCCTCACGCCCGACATCTTCGGCATCCTGGCCGACACGGCGCCCGACCGCCAGGGCGAGATCCAGCTCACCGACGGTCTCCGGCGGCTGCGCGAGCGGCGGCCGATGTACGCGGTCGAGTTCGAGGGCAAGCGCTACGACACGGGCGACAAGCTCGGCTTCCTGAAGGCCACCGTCGAGTTCGCGCTGGCCCGCCCCGACCTCGCCGACGAGTTCCGCGCCTACCTCAAGTCGCTGAAGCTTTAGGGCGGGGCCGGGGCGGGGTGGGGGACGCCCCCGTCGACCACGCTAACGACCACCGCCGTGAGCTTCCTAAACGCCCGAGCCTGGCACTCTACGCGCTATACGGGTCTCCGGGGGCGTGCCCCCACCCCGCCCCCGGCCCCGGACGTTGACTTGCCGGGGGGGTTCTGCCAGAATTTCCAGCACGTTGGCCCACGCATGACGACCCCGAAGCGCCCATTTCACACTGCTTCCGACGCCGAGATCAAGCGCGGCGAGGTGTCGGACGTCTATTTCATCCGGACCGTGGAGATCCTCCGGCACCGCCAGGACCGCAAGCGTGTCAAGGCGGAGGTCTATCTCAAGAGTCTGCCCGACGACTGGCGGTGGGGGATTCTCGCCGGCATTCAGGAAGCCGCCGTGCTGCTGGAAGGGTTGCCGGTGGACGTCCGGGCCATGGACGAGGGCACCGTGTTCGAGCCGTACCAGCCCGTGCTCGTCATCGAGGGCACGTACGTCGAGTGGGCGCAGTACGAGACGGCGCTCCTGGGGCTCCTGTGCCAGGCCGCGGGCATCGCCACCAAGGCCGCGCGCTGCAAGAAAGCCGCGGGTGAGCGCCAGGTGATCTCCTTCGGCGCGCGCCGGATGCACCCCGCGCTGGCCCCGATGATCGAGCGCAACGCGTTCATCGGCGGGTGCGACGGCGTGGCGGTCACGAAGTCGGCCGAGCTGATCGACGCCGACCCGATGGGAACGATCCCGCACTCCCTCGTCCTGATGGTCGGCGACACGGTCGAGGCGCTCCAGGCCTTCCACGAGGTGATCGACCCCAAGGTGCGCCGGGTGGCGCTCATCGACACGCTCCAGGACGAGAAGTTCGAGGCCATCCGCGTCGCCGAAGCCCTGGGCAAGGACCTCTACGCCGTCCGGCTCGACACCCCGTCGTCGCGCCGGGGCGACTTCTACCGGATCATCGAGGAGGTCCGCTGGGAGCTCGACCTGCGCGGCTTCGATCACGTGAAGATGATCGCCTCGGGGGGCATCGACGAGTACGAGATCCTCCGACTCAACCCGGTCGTCGACGCGTACGGCGTCGGCACCTCTATCGCCAACGCCCCCGTGCTGAACTTCGCCCTCGACATCATGGAGATCGAGGGGCACGCCATCGCCAAGCGCGGCAAGTGGTCGGGCGCCAAGGAGGTGTTCCGCTGCCGGGGCTGCCGCGCGACCGTCGTCGTCCCGGCCGCCAAGCGGCCCGCGCCCTGCGCGTGCGGGGAGCCTGTGTGGAGTGCGACGCCGCCGGGCGCCGGCGCTGCCGCCGGCACGCCCGCCCGAGGCGAGCCTGTGTGGGACGCCCTGCTCAAGCCGCTCTTGGCCGCAGGCCGCATCGTGCGCGACCTGCCGCCGCCCCGGACCATCCGCGAGTTCGTCCTCGACCAGCTCGCGGCGGTGCCGCTGGAGGTACCAGGACGTCGGGGGCTCCGCCAGGATTTCTAGGCGCATGACGATCCTCGACACGATCGTTCGGGACAAGCGCGACGAGCTTCAGCGGCGGCGCCGCGCCACGCCCCGGGCCGTCCTCGAGGCGCGCTGCCGCGATCTCCCACCGCCGCGCGATCTCGAGGAGGCGCTCCGGCCGGCGCCCGGCCGGGTCCGGCTCATCGCCGAGGTGAAGAAGGCCTCGCCCTCCCGTGGCGTCCTGGCCCCCGACCTGGACCCGGTCGGGCTGGCGAGCCTCTACGCGCGCCACGGCGCGCACGCCATCTCCGTGCTCACCGACGAGAAGTACTTCCAGGGGAGTCTCGACTTCCTGGGAGCGATCCGCGCCGCGGTCGAGGTGCCGCTGCTCCGCAAGGACTTCATCCTGGACGAGTACCAGCTCTGGGAGGCGCGGGCGGCCGGCGCGGACGCCGCGCTCCTCATCGTGGCCATCCTCGAGGCGCCACAGCTCCGCGACCTCCAGCAGGCGGCGAAGGAGCTGGGGCTGGCCGCGCTCGTCGAATGCCACGCCGCGGCCGAGATCGAGACAGCGCTGGCCGTCGGCGCCCGGATCCTCGGGATCAACAACCGCAACCTGCACACGTTCGAGACGCGAGTGGAGACGACGCTCGAGCTGCTTCCGCTGATCCCGCCCGGGCCGATCGTGGTGAGCGAGAGCGGCTTTTTCACCGCCGCGCAGGTGCGCGCCGTCGTCGCGAAGGGCGCCCACGCCGTCCTCGTCGGCGAGGGGCTCGTGCGAGCCGGCGACGTGGCCGCCAAGGTCCGGGAGCTGACGCTGGAACCGGGCGCGGCCGAGTGACCGCAATGGTGAGGGTCAAGATCTGCGGGATCACCAACCTCGAGGACGCCCTGCTGGCGGTCGAGGCCGGGGCCGACGCGCTCGGCTTCATCTTCGTCGAGGGGACCCCGCGCTTCCTCACGGCCGAGCAGGCGGCGCCGGTCATCCGCCGCCTGCCGCCCTTCGTCACGCCGGTGGGCGTGTTCTGGGACCATCCGGCCGGCCACGTGAAGGCGGTGGCCGAGGCCTGCGGGCTGCGGGCCTTGCAGTTCCACGGCGACGAGCCCCCGGAAGAGCTCGCTCAATTCGCACTGCCCGCGATCAAGACGATCAAGCTGGCCCTCAGCGCGGCGGCCGGAGGGCGCGTGCCGTCGGCGGCCGCTCTGACGGAGCGCTATCGGGGCTGCGCGGCCATCCTGCTCGACAGCGCCTGCCGCTGGAGCGAGGGCGAGCCGCGCCAGCCCATCGAGTGGGAGATCGCCCGCGACCTGGCCTCCGCTCGGTGGCGGATCGTTCTTTCGGCCGGCCTGACGCCGGACAACGTGGCGCGCGCCATCGCCGTCGCGCGCCCCTACGCGGTGGACGTCAACTCGGGGGTGGAAGCGGCGCCGGGCCGGAAGGATGCGGGCAAGGTCCGGCGGTTCATCGCGGAAGCCAAGCGCCTCTCATGACGCGCCTGCCCGACGCCGCGGGACACTTCGGGCGCTACGGCGGCCGCTTCGTGCCGGAGACGCTGATGGCGCCGCTCATCGAGCTGGAGCGGGCCTACCTCCGGGCCAAGCGGGATGGGCGCTTCCAGACCCGGCTCGCCGGCCTGTTGCGCGATTACGCCGGGCGGCCGACGCCCCTCTACTTCGCGGGCCATCTCTCCGAGCACGTGGGCGGCGCGCGCATCTACCTCAAGCGCGAGGACCTCTGCCACACGGGCGCCCACAAGATCAACAACGTGCTCGGGCAGGGGCTGCTGGCCGCCCGCATGAAGAAAGCGCGCCTCATTGCCGAGACGGGGGCGGGCCAGCACGGCGTGGCCACCGCCACCGCGGCGGCGCTGCTGGGGCTGGAGTGCGAGGTCTACATGGGCACGGCGGACGTCGAGCGACAAGCGCTGAACGTCTTTCGTATGCGACTGCTCGGCGCGCGCGTCGTCCCCGTCGACGCCGGGAGCCGGACGCTGAAGGACGCGATCAACGAGGCGCTGCGCGACTGGGTGACCAACCTCCGCACCACCTACTACCTGCTCGGCTCGGCGCTCGGGCCCCATCCGTATCCCGTGATGGTGCGCGACTTCCACGCCGTGATCGGCCGGGAGACGCGTCGCCAGGCCCTGGCCGCGCTGGGGCGCCTGCCCGACGTGCTGGTGGCCTGTGTCGGCGGCGGGTCGAACGCGATCGGGTTGTTCCATCCGTTCATCGGCGACCGGCGCGTGCGGATCGTGGGGGTGGAGGCGGGCGGCCACGGCCTGGCCAGCGGGAAGCACGGCGCCAGCCTCAGCGCCGGCAGCGTGGGCGTGCTCCACGGGTGCATGACCTATCTGCTCCAGAACGACGACGGCCAGATCGCCACCGCTCACTCGATCTCGGCGGGCCTCGACTATCCGGGCGTGGGGCCCGAGCACGCCTACTACAAGGACACCGGGCGGTTCGAGTTCGTCGCCGTCACCGACGAGGAGGCGCTTGCGGGCTTCCAGGCGCTGGCGCGTCTGGAGGGCATCATGCCGGCGCTGGAATCAGCGCACGCCGTCGCCTACGCCATGCAGCTGGCCAAGCGGTTGCCGAGATCGAAAGCGATCGTCGTCGGGCTCTCGGGCCGTGGCGACAAAGACGTGCAGGTGGTGGCCAAGGCCCTGGAAGGCGGGGCGCGATGACCCGCCTGGCCACGACGTTCCAGCGGCTGCGCGCGTCGGGCGAGCGGGCCCTGGTGACCTACTTCACCGCGGGGGACCCGTCGCTCGAGGCCACCGCCCGGCTGGCCGCCGAGGCCGAGCGTCGGGGCGCCGACGTCATCGAGCTGGGCGTGCCTTTCTCCGATCCCCTCGCCGACGGACCGGTCATCCAGCGGGCGGGCCAGCGGGCCCTGGCCGCCGGCGCCTCGCTGGCGCGCGTGCTGGAGACCGTCAAGACCCTGCGCGCGGAGGTGCGGGCGCCCATCGTGCTGCTGACCTACTACAACCCGGTGCTCGCCTTCGGGCTCCGTCCGTTCGCCGAGGCCGCAGCCAAAGCGGGCGTCGATGGCGTCATCGTCGCCGACCTGCCGCCCGAGGAGGCCGGGCCGCTCGGCGCCGAAGCCGAGCCGGTCGGGCTCGACGTGGTCCACTTGGCAGCGCCGACCTCTACCACCGACCGCCTCCGCCTGATCGCGCGGCGCAGCCGTGGTTTCATCTATCTGGTCTCGCTGACGGGTGTCACCGGCGAGCGCGCGGCGCTCTCCCGGGAGCTGGAGGCCCAGGTCCGCGCGCTGCGGCTCGTCACCGCCAAGCCCGTGTGCGTTGGCTTCGGGATCGGTCGACCCGAGCAGGTCGCCGCGGTCGGCCGGCTGGCCGATGGCGTGATCGTCGGCTCGGCGATCGTCCGCCTCGTGGAAGAACGCGCGGGCTCGCCGACGCTCATTTCGGACGTGGGCGATTTCATCGCCTCGCTCAAACAGCCTCTGCGTGGGCGGGGCCCGGGTGCTCCTGTGTCGACCACGCTATCCACTGGGCGCGTGGCGGCGTCGTCGGGCCATGATGGTGACGCGAGACTCCCTCGACCCCCAGAGGATACGGGTCTCCACAGGAGCACCCGGGCCCAGCCCCGCCCGGATGCTTCGAGCGCGGCGAAGCTCGGCGGCGCCCCAACGAGCGAGCGCCAGCCGCGAGTCTCCCGATCGCGGACGTCGCGATCGGCATCGGAGTAAGGCATGGCGTGGTTTAGACGCAAGAGCGAGGGTGAGGGGGAGGCCAAGGGCCGGAAGGTCGTCATCGCCGAGGGCCTGTGGATCAAGTGCGACTCCTGCAAGGAGATCGTCTACCGCGCCGAGGTCGAGCGCGCCGGGCGCGTCTGCCCGAAGTGCCGGTACGCCTTCCGCATCAGCGCGCGCGAGCGCATCGCCCAGCTCGTCGATCAGGGCTCGTTCGAAGAGCACGACCGGGGGGTCGCCTCCGCGGATCCGCTGGGCTTCAAGGACACCAAGCGCTACCGCGACCGCCTCCGCGCGGCGCGCGAGAAGACCGGCAACACGGAGGCGGTGGTCACGGGGCTGGCGCGCATCGGAGGGCTGCCGACCGTGTTCTGCGCCTTCGACTTCGCCTTCCTGGGGGGCAGCATGGGCTCGGCGGTGGGCGAGAAGCTCACCCGCGCCATCGAGCTGGCCATCGCCAAGCACGTCCCGGTCATCATCGTGTCGGCCTCGGGCGGCGCCCGCATGCAGGAGGGCATTCTCTCCCTGATGCAGATGGCGAAGACCTGCGCCGCGCTCGAGCGCCTGGCGGGCGAGCGCCTGCCCTACATCTCCCTGCTCACCGATCCCACCACCGGGGGCGTCACCGCGAGCTTCGCCATGCTCGGCGACGTGATCGTCGCCGAGCCGCGGGCCTTGATCGGCTTCGCCGGACCGCGCGTCATCGCCGAGACCATCCGCCAGCCGCTCCCGGAGGGCTTCCAGCGCTCCGAGTTCCTCCTCGAGCACGGCCAGCTCGATCTCATCGTCGAGCGCCGCGATCTCAAGGAGACGCTGCGTCGCCTGCTCGCCTTCTTCGCGGACCAGCCGCCGTCCGGATGACCTACGCCGAGGCGGTGGCCCGGCTGCTCGCCCTTCGCGGCGGCGAGCACGCGGGCATGCGCCAGGGCCTGGAGTGCATTGAAGGGCTGCTGGCCGCGCTGGGCCACCCCGAAGCGCATTACCCGCTCGTCCAGGTCGGAGGCACCAACGGCAAGGGCTCGATCGCGGCGATGCTGGCGACCATCCTCAAGGCCGCCGGCCGCCGGGTGGGCCTGTACACCTCCCCCCACCTCGTCTCCTTCCGCGAGCGCATCCGCGTCAACGGCGAGCCCATCGCCGCCGACGGCGTCGTCGACGGCGTGGAGGCGCTCGGCACACTCATCGCCCGCTTCGACGCCACGACGTTCGAGGCCACCACGGCGCTGGCCCTCGATCACTTCGCCCGCGAAGGCGTGGAGGTCGCCGTGCTCGAGGTCGGCCTCGGGGGACGGCTGGACGCGACGACCGTCGGCGCGCCGGCGGTGACGGTGCTGAGCCGGATCGACCTGGATCACGAGGCGTGGCTGGGCACGACGCTCGAGGCCATCGCCGCGGAGAAGGCTGCCATCATCCGCTCGGGTGTCGCCTTGGCGGCGGCCCAGGCGCCCGAGGCGACGGCGGTGATCGTCTCGCGCGCCGCCGCCGCCGGCGTCCCGCTGCTCCTGGAGGGGCGTGACCTCGAGGTGAGCGTGCAACAGCGGAGCCTGGCCGGCCAGCTCATCGCCTGCCGCGGGCCCGGCTGGGCGCTGGCTCGGCTGCATGTGCGGCTGCTCGGCACCTTCCAGCCCTCCAACGCGCTCCTGGCCGTCGCCGCCGCCCGCCAGCTCGGCGCCGGCGACGCCGCCATCCGCGAGGGGCTCGAGCGCGCGCGCTGGCCCGGCCGCTTTCAGCTCGTCCCCGGCCGTCCCCGGCTCGTGCTCGACGCCGCCCACAACCCGGCGGGCGCCCGCGCCCTGGCGGCGTCGCTCCGCGAGAACTTCGGCGGCGAGCCCCTCACGCTCGTCCTCGGCATCTCGCGCGACAAGGACGCCGCCGCCATGCTCCAGGAGCTCGCGCCCGTCGCCCAGCGGCTGATCCTCACGCGCGCCGCCAACCCGCGGGCCGCCGACCCGGAGGCGCTGCGCGCGGTCGTGCCGCCCGGCGTCCCGGCGGCCGAGATCGCGTCGTCGTCGGCCCAGGCCCTGGCGATGGCCACCGCGCCGTCGGCCACCTCCATCGTCTGTATCGCGGGTTCGCTCTTTCTGGTCGGCGAGGTGCTCGCGCAGCTGGCCGGAGCCGGCGATAGCCCCTGTCGCATCGAAAACGGGACTGATAGCATGTAGTCCCTTTTTCGTGAGGACTCTTGACTCCGCCCTCCTCTTGCTGAGCGGTCTGCTGGTGGCCGGGGCGTTCATCGACGCTGGGCCCGCCGCGGCGCAACGCCCGACCTCGGCGACGGTGCCCACGGCTGGGGGCGACGTCACCGTCCTGGCCGACCGGCTCGAAGAGGTGGGGCCGGACAATCTCCTGGTCGCCGTCGGCAACGTCGAGATCACGCGGGGCACCCAGCGCCTGACCGCGGATCGGGTGGAGATCAATCGCCTCACGGGCGACACGGTCGCGGAAGGCCGGGTGATCTTCTACGATGGCGATGACCACTTGAGGGGCGACCGCATCGAGTACAACTTCAAGACGGGCACCGGCGTCGTCCATCACGGCACCGCCCGGGTGGCGCCCTACTATCAGGTCGGCGGGGAGCGGATGGAGCGACTCGGCGAGGGCCAGTACCGGATCCGGCGGGGAGTCTTCACGACCTGCGAGGACGATCCTCCCACCTGGTCGTTCCGGTTCGGCTCGGCCCAGGCCGAGCTCGACGAGCTGGTCTACGGGACGAACGCCTCGTTCTGGGTGAAGCGCGTCCCCCTGATTCCCTTCTTTCCCTTCTTCGCCGCCGCCCTGCGCCGCGAGCGCCAGACCGGCTTCCTCTTTCCCCGCTTCGGCAGCTCGACACGGAAGGGCAACTTCATCGAGATCCCGTTCTTCTGGGCGATCTCCGACAGTCAGGACGCCACCATCACGCTCGATCTCTACGAAGCGCGGGGCCCCGGCGCGACCCTCGAGTATCGCTACATCCTGTCCGAGCTCCACCGGGGCGACGTCGGCGGCTTTTACCTGAAGGAGACCGAGCGCAAGCAGGTGGCGGGACAGGGGCACGACGACAACCGCGGCTGGTGGCACGTCAGGGACGATTGGAACCTCGGCCGCGGGCTCTCCTTCCGCGCGGACGTCAACGGCGTGACCGACGACCTGGTGTTCCGGGAGTACGCGGTGCGGCTTCAGGAAAGGAGCGCCCAGCGGGTCGACTCCAACGTGTTCCTCACGTGGAGCCGGCCCACGCTCAACGTGGTGGGCAGCCTGTCCTGGTACCAGGACCTGACCCAGCGCCGGCCGGTGGAGCTGCAGCGCCTGCCGGACATCCGGCTGGAGAGTGTCCGCCAGCCGCTGCCGGGGGTGCCCGGCCTCCTGGGCGAGGTGGAGTCGAGCGCCACGCACTTCGTCCGTGACGTCGGCGCCGATGGCAACCGGGTCGATCTCCACCCCCGCCTCACGCGGCCCATCCCCGTGGCCGGCCTCTTCACGGTGAGCCCGTTCGCCGGCGGGCGCCTCACGGCCTACGACCGGACCGTCACCGGGACGCGGCTCACCCGCGACGGGGGGCTGACCGTGCAGGAGACGAACGACGAGCCGCGGCTGCGGCAGATTCTGGAGCTGGGTGGCGACCTCGAGACGCGCGCGGCCCGAGTGTACGAGCTGGGCGACCTGGCGGGGATCAGCACGATCCTGCACACCATCGAGCCCCGCCTGAACTATACCTGGCTGGACGGTTCCGGCCTCCAGCGCTTCACGCAAGCGGGCGTCCTCCGCGCGAGCCGCATTCCCCAGTACGATCTGATCGACGCGATCCCCGAGCAGAGCCGCTTCACCTACTCGCTCACCAACCGCCTGCGGGCCCGGACGGTGGCGCCGGAGGGCACCGAGCCGGTCCGCTGGGAGCTGGTGCGGTTCGTGGTGGGGCACTCCTACGAGCTGCTGAACCCGGCCCGGCCGCTGGGCAACCTGACCGGCGACCTGATCCTCAGCCCCCACCGCATCTTCAGCTTCCGGGGCGATACCAGCTACAGCGTGTACGCCGGCGAGGGGTTTCAGACCGGCAACACGGACCTGTCCCTGGACGTCGGGGCCGTGAAGGCCTCGGCGGGCACCCGCTTCAACAAGCCGGACCGGGTCAACTTCCTGCAGGGCAATCTCAGCGCCGACGTCACGCGCTGGGCCAGCGGCCGGCTCACCACCAACTGGGATCTGCGCACCAACACCTTCGTCGAGAATGCCATCGCCGTGGACCTCAAATGGCAGTGCTGGTCGTTCACGGTGGAGTTCATCAGCCGCCACCAGAACGAGGACGAGCTGCGCTTCGCACTGAATCTCTTAGGGGTCGGCGCGCCGCTGACGACGCGCTTCGGAGGCCTCGGCGGCACCACCGGTTCCGCCGGCCCGGGAGGGAGCCTCAAGTGATTCCGTTCATCGATCTCACCCGCCAGCACGCCGCCATCCGGGCCGACCTCCTGGCCGCCGCGGCCCGCGTCCTGGACTCGGCGCGGTTCATCCTGGGGGGGGAAGGCGAGGCGCTCGAGCGCGAGCTGGCGGGGCTGGCCGGCGTGCGCCACGCCATCGGCGTGGCCTCGGGGACCGACGCGCTCCGGCTGGCGCTGACGGCGGTCGGCGTCGGCCCCGGCGATGAGGTCATCACGCCCGCGTTCTCCTTCGTCGCCTCGGCCTCGACGATCGTCATGGTCGGCGCCACGCCCGTCTTCGTCGACATCGATCCCGAGACGTACGCACTGGACGCCGGCGCCGTGGAGCGCGCCATCACCCGCCGCACGCGCGCGATCATTCCCGTGCACCTCTACGGTCACCCGGCGCCTATCGATCGGATCGCGGCGCTGGCCCGCACCCACGGGCTCGCGCTGGTCGAAGACGCCGCCCAGGCCATCGGGGCCACCCACGGCGGCCGCCCCGTCGGCGGCTGGGGCGACGCCGCCTGCCTGTCGTTCTATCCGACCAAGAACCTCGGCGCCTGCGGCGACGCCGGCATGCTACTCACGGATCGTGACGACCTGGCCGACCACGTGCGCCGCTTGCGCCACCACGGCGACACCGGCCGCTATCAGCACGTCGAGCTGGGCTACTGCAGCCGGCTCGACGAGGTGCAGGCGGCGATCCTGCGCGTGAAGCTGCGGCGGCTGGACGCGTGGACGGACGCGCGCCGACGCCTGGCCGCGCGCTACCGCGAACGGCTGGCCGGGCTGCCGCTGGGCCTGCCGGCGGAGGATCCGCGGGCGCGCCACATCTACCATCTGTTCACGGTTCGCCACCCGCAGCGCGACGCGCTGGCCAAGGTGCTGGCCGACCTCGGCGTCGGCACGGTGGTGCACTATCCCCGCGCGGTCCCCGAGCAACCGCTGTTTGCCGAAGACGCCGAGCGACGGTGGCCGCAGGCGTGGCGGGCGGCGCGCGAGGTGCTCTCGCTGCCCTGCTACCCCGAGATGACCGACGACGAGGCCGACGGCGTCGTCGCCGCCGTCCGCGCCGCCGTCGACCGGGTATGAGCGGGATGCGCGTGAGCCGGCGGT
This genomic interval carries:
- a CDS encoding MraY family glycosyltransferase, with the protein product MSEPWPTVLRLAVVVALLAPPVRRWFHHAELLWLYLTAVAFAMAFFAVPLVRGYALWRGVLDQPTARKVHAVATPLLGGAAVYFAFAVTVLANFHFSLQLKGVALGASIVVAVGVLDDVVELPARVKLAGQVSGVVVAMLYGVTLHTVPSWVPGFVGLNAALTLLWFLTVTNAIQFLDGMDGLAAGLGAIAGVFFSITALQTDQRYLMFLSAALVGACLGFLPYNFRPGGARIFLGDSGASFIGFTLAGLAVMGEWAENDPVVALFTPMLILGVPLFDIVFVSIVRVVTRKVHSLPQWLAFTGKDHIHHRFQALGLTKTESVFLIYFISATLGLSALLLEGAPTRAAVLLLVQAACVLAIIAVLEGAGRGRPA
- a CDS encoding DUF2062 domain-containing protein, giving the protein MRAWWRLLAARLRAVLHLDDPPARIALALAVGVFISCSPFWGLQTILSIVVASIFRLNRAATITGTWINLPWFAPFVYGAALKIGGLLVPDPDGTRDAWVTFLIEHPGRLSWSAATALFQELSLALLIGTTVVGTAAGLATYFVAFSVISARRARRPDASATRPRRAA
- the galU gene encoding UTP--glucose-1-phosphate uridylyltransferase GalU, whose product is MTVRKAVFPAAGLGTRFLPATKAQPKEMLPLVDKPTIQYVVEEAVASGLSEIIIVTGRNKRAIEDHFDAAFELEYYLNDRGKVEELAQIKTISELASVCYVRQKEPLGLGHAILCARNLVGQEPFAVFLGDDIIGNASTPCMRQLLDVFDYHGGSVIAVERVPRERIHQYGVVAGRPVKSPNGTRVYEITEMVEKPRADEAPSDLAIIGRYVLTPDIFGILADTAPDRQGEIQLTDGLRRLRERRPMYAVEFEGKRYDTGDKLGFLKATVEFALARPDLADEFRAYLKSLKL
- a CDS encoding nicotinate phosphoribosyltransferase — protein: MTTPKRPFHTASDAEIKRGEVSDVYFIRTVEILRHRQDRKRVKAEVYLKSLPDDWRWGILAGIQEAAVLLEGLPVDVRAMDEGTVFEPYQPVLVIEGTYVEWAQYETALLGLLCQAAGIATKAARCKKAAGERQVISFGARRMHPALAPMIERNAFIGGCDGVAVTKSAELIDADPMGTIPHSLVLMVGDTVEALQAFHEVIDPKVRRVALIDTLQDEKFEAIRVAEALGKDLYAVRLDTPSSRRGDFYRIIEEVRWELDLRGFDHVKMIASGGIDEYEILRLNPVVDAYGVGTSIANAPVLNFALDIMEIEGHAIAKRGKWSGAKEVFRCRGCRATVVVPAAKRPAPCACGEPVWSATPPGAGAAAGTPARGEPVWDALLKPLLAAGRIVRDLPPPRTIREFVLDQLAAVPLEVPGRRGLRQDF
- the trpC gene encoding indole-3-glycerol phosphate synthase TrpC; protein product: MTILDTIVRDKRDELQRRRRATPRAVLEARCRDLPPPRDLEEALRPAPGRVRLIAEVKKASPSRGVLAPDLDPVGLASLYARHGAHAISVLTDEKYFQGSLDFLGAIRAAVEVPLLRKDFILDEYQLWEARAAGADAALLIVAILEAPQLRDLQQAAKELGLAALVECHAAAEIETALAVGARILGINNRNLHTFETRVETTLELLPLIPPGPIVVSESGFFTAAQVRAVVAKGAHAVLVGEGLVRAGDVAAKVRELTLEPGAAE
- a CDS encoding phosphoribosylanthranilate isomerase: MVRVKICGITNLEDALLAVEAGADALGFIFVEGTPRFLTAEQAAPVIRRLPPFVTPVGVFWDHPAGHVKAVAEACGLRALQFHGDEPPEELAQFALPAIKTIKLALSAAAGGRVPSAAALTERYRGCAAILLDSACRWSEGEPRQPIEWEIARDLASARWRIVLSAGLTPDNVARAIAVARPYAVDVNSGVEAAPGRKDAGKVRRFIAEAKRLS
- the trpB gene encoding tryptophan synthase subunit beta; this encodes MTRLPDAAGHFGRYGGRFVPETLMAPLIELERAYLRAKRDGRFQTRLAGLLRDYAGRPTPLYFAGHLSEHVGGARIYLKREDLCHTGAHKINNVLGQGLLAARMKKARLIAETGAGQHGVATATAAALLGLECEVYMGTADVERQALNVFRMRLLGARVVPVDAGSRTLKDAINEALRDWVTNLRTTYYLLGSALGPHPYPVMVRDFHAVIGRETRRQALAALGRLPDVLVACVGGGSNAIGLFHPFIGDRRVRIVGVEAGGHGLASGKHGASLSAGSVGVLHGCMTYLLQNDDGQIATAHSISAGLDYPGVGPEHAYYKDTGRFEFVAVTDEEALAGFQALARLEGIMPALESAHAVAYAMQLAKRLPRSKAIVVGLSGRGDKDVQVVAKALEGGAR
- the trpA gene encoding tryptophan synthase subunit alpha, which produces MTRLATTFQRLRASGERALVTYFTAGDPSLEATARLAAEAERRGADVIELGVPFSDPLADGPVIQRAGQRALAAGASLARVLETVKTLRAEVRAPIVLLTYYNPVLAFGLRPFAEAAAKAGVDGVIVADLPPEEAGPLGAEAEPVGLDVVHLAAPTSTTDRLRLIARRSRGFIYLVSLTGVTGERAALSRELEAQVRALRLVTAKPVCVGFGIGRPEQVAAVGRLADGVIVGSAIVRLVEERAGSPTLISDVGDFIASLKQPLRGRGPGAPVSTTLSTGRVAASSGHDGDARLPRPPEDTGLHRSTRAQPRPDASSAAKLGGAPTSERQPRVSRSRTSRSASE